The uncultured Cohaesibacter sp. genome segment TCCTTGGTGCGGTGATCCTGTATCGTGCCATTGAACGCACTTTGAAAGACTGGCGGGCAAAAACCGGCGAGGTGAATGATGTTTGATCCTAACGTCATCATGCTTGTCAGCCTTGCATTCTTTTTGGTTGCCGGGGTTCCGATTGCCGTTTCCCTGTGTCTGTCGGCGGTGCTCGGCATCCTGACCGGCCTCGACATCTACGCTTTGGCGACGGTGGGCACCAACACCTATAATGGCATTGCCAAATATCCGCTGATTGCCATTCCCCTGTTCATTTTGACCGGGATGATCTTTGAACGCTCCGGGGTTGCAGCAAAGCTGGTGACATTTGCCACCGCTGTTGTCGGCCCACGGCGCGGCGGACTGGCCGTGGTTGCGGTTCTGGTTTGCCTGTTGATGGGCGGCATGTCCGGCTCCGGTCCGGCGGATGCGGCTGCGGTTGCCACTGTGATGATCCCCTCGATGATGAAGGCGGGCTATCCCAGGAGCTTTTCGGCCAGCGTCATCGCCTCGTCTGCCTCAACTGCCATTCTCATTCCGCCCTCCATTGCGCTGATCATCTATTCGATCATGGTGCCGGGCATGGACTTGCGCGCCTTGTTTGCAGCAGGGATTATTCCAGGATTGATGGCAGGCCTTGCCATCATCATCCCGACCATCCTTCTGAGCCGCAAGTACGGGTTCGGAACGCTGGAAAGTGACGACCGCCCACCCTTTTGGGAAAGCCTTTTCGGCGCCGTTCCGGGACTTTTGGCGCCGGTGATCATTCTGGGCGGCTTGCGCAGTGGTCTGTTCACCCCGACCGAGGCGGCAGTGGTCGCGGTCTTCTATGGCCTGATCATGGGCACGCTGATCTATCGCAACATGACCTTGCGCGATGTCTATCAGTGTCTGGCCGATTCAGCGGAGACATCTGCCACCGTGATGATCATCATTTCGCTTGCTGGCATCTTCGCCTGGGCGGGCAGTACACTGGGTGCCTTTG includes the following:
- a CDS encoding TRAP transporter large permease; protein product: MMFDPNVIMLVSLAFFLVAGVPIAVSLCLSAVLGILTGLDIYALATVGTNTYNGIAKYPLIAIPLFILTGMIFERSGVAAKLVTFATAVVGPRRGGLAVVAVLVCLLMGGMSGSGPADAAAVATVMIPSMMKAGYPRSFSASVIASSASTAILIPPSIALIIYSIMVPGMDLRALFAAGIIPGLMAGLAIIIPTILLSRKYGFGTLESDDRPPFWESLFGAVPGLLAPVIILGGLRSGLFTPTEAAVVAVFYGLIMGTLIYRNMTLRDVYQCLADSAETSATVMIIISLAGIFAWAGSTLGAFDEAAGILFTVSDNGYVVLAMVMVLLLFAGMVLDGVSIYLITLPLLMPVMERFDWNPTWFGILMAMNIAIGQFTPPVAVNLMVTTKIANVGIESTVKWAAWFMLSMAIAMGLVIAIPGLALWLPESLGYVTH